One Peromyscus leucopus breed LL Stock chromosome 6, UCI_PerLeu_2.1, whole genome shotgun sequence genomic region harbors:
- the LOC114695327 gene encoding eukaryotic translation initiation factor 3 subunit J-like, with amino-acid sequence MAAAVAVDSDSWDADTFSMEDPMWKVAGGGTTRRDRWEGEDEDEDVKDNWDDDDDESKEEAEVKPEVKISEKKKIAEKIKEKERQKKRQEEIKKRLEEPEEPKVLTPEEQIADKLRLKKLQEESDLELAKETSGVNNTGYGIDAMNPSSRDDFTEFVKLLKDKITQYEKSLYFASFLEALVRDVCISLEIDDLKKITNSLTVLCSEKQKQEKQSKAKKKKKGVVPGGGLKATMKDDLADYGGYDGGYVQDYEDFM; translated from the coding sequence atggcggcggcggtggcggtagACTCAGACTCCTGGGACGCGGACACGTTCTCTATGGAGGACCCAATGTGGAAGGTTGCAGGTGGCGGTACGACCCGCAGGGACCGCTGGGAGGGCGAGGATGAGGACGAGGACGTGAAGGATAactgggatgatgatgatgatgaaagtaaagaggaagcagaagtaaAACCAGAagtaaaaatttcagaaaagaaaaaaatagcagaaaagataaaagagaaagaacggcagaagaaaaggcaagaagaaattaaaaagaggTTAGAAGAGCCGGAAGAACCTAAAGTGCTAACTCCTGAAGAGCAAATAGCAGATAAACTTCGGCTAAAGAAGCTACAGGAAGAGTCAGACCTTGAATTAGCAAAAGAAACGTCTGGTGTTAATAATACAGGTTATGGAATAGATGCTATGAACCCATCTTCAAGAGATGACTTCACAGAGTTTGTTAAGTTACTAAAAGATAAAATTACACAATATGAAAAATCACTATATTTTGCCAGTTTTTTGGAAGCCTTAGTTCGAGATGTCTGTATTTCACTGGAAATTGATGACTTGAAAAAGATTACCAATTCATTGACTGTGCTTTGCAGtgaaaaacagaagcaagaaaagcaaagcaaagccaaaaagaagaagaaaggcgtGGTTCCCGGAgggggattaaaggccaccatgaAAGACGATCTGGCAGATTATGGTGGATATGATGGAGGATATGTACAAGACTATGAAGACTTCATGTGA